One stretch of Eupeodes corollae chromosome 2, idEupCoro1.1, whole genome shotgun sequence DNA includes these proteins:
- the LOC129945880 gene encoding palmitoyl-protein thioesterase 1, with translation MNLIIFVSILLIHSISQINADENVINKTILPVVMWHGMGDTCCFPFSLGSIKKLIQRQTNNTYVKSLEIGGSIITDYSSGFFIHPDKQIEDVCNQIRNDPSLQHGYNAIGFSQGGQFLRAVAQKCPTPPMNNLISFGGQHQGIFGLPKCPSLSRDSCEYIRRALTTAAYEGWAQRDIVQATYWHDPENEEKYRNLSTFISPINNALHRNEDYIRNLQQLNKFIMVKFLNDTVVQPKESQWFGFYAPGQDKEVLPLRKTSLYLNDDLGLQKMDKEGKLVFLATEGDHLQFKNEWFNTNILPYLLGN, from the exons atgaatttaattatttttgtatcaattttattaattcatagTATATCTCAGATTAATGCCGATGAAAATGTTATCAATAAGACCATTTTACCGGTCGTTATGTGGCATGGAATGG gTGACACTTGTTGTTTTCCATTCAGTCttggttcaataaaaaaattgattcaacGTCAAACAAACAACACATATGTTAAATCTCTTGAAATTGGAGGATCAATTATAACCGATTATAGCAGTGGATTTTTTATTCATCCTGATAAAcag atTGAAGATGTTTGTAATCAAATACGTAATGATCCAAGTTTACAACATGGTTACAATGCTATAGGTTTCTCACAAGGTGGACAATTTCT ACGAGCTGTAGCACAAAAGTGTCCAACGCCCCCAATGAATAATCTTATATCATTCGGTGGACAACACCAAGGAATTTTCGGCCTACCTAAATGTCCATCCTTAAGTCGAGATTCTTGTGAATACATCCGACGAGCTTTGACCACAGCTGCTTATGAAGG aTGGGCACAAAGAGATATTGTACAGGCAACATATTGGCATGATCCTGAGAATGaagaaaaatacagaaatttaaGCACTTTCATAAGTCCAATTAATAATGCTTTGCACAGAAATGAAGATTACATCCGGAATCTTCAACAACTAAATAA ATTTATTATggtcaaatttttgaatgataCCGTTGTCCAACCAAAGGAATCGCAATGGTTTGGTTTTTATGCGCCAGGTCAAGACAAGGAAGTTCTTCCACTCAGAAAAACTTCATTATATCTTAAC gATGATCTTGGATTACAAAAAATGGATAAAGAGGGAAAACTTGTATTCCTCGCAACCGAAGGCGAtcatttgcaatttaaaaatgaatggttcaatacaaatattttgccatATTTACTTGGAAACTAA